In Gossypium hirsutum isolate 1008001.06 chromosome D06, Gossypium_hirsutum_v2.1, whole genome shotgun sequence, one genomic interval encodes:
- the LOC107935595 gene encoding uncharacterized protein — protein sequence MAISSLTRLATSTINSPPPFTTVLIISRYFTKRIIFTTATQKNNPPRSFKTMSSSQNSKVTAPYGSWKSPITADVVSGSSKRLGGTAVDPQGHLFWLESRPSESGRVVLVKEAGDEPIDITPPEFAVRTLAQEYGGGAFRISGDTVIFSNYKDQRLYKQSTSSKGSCPVPITPDYGGPVISYADGVFDSRFNRYITVMEDRRVSSTNSTTTIVAVPLDGTIQEPNVLVSGNDFYAFPRVDSKGERMAWIEWSHPNMPWDKSELWVGYISENGDIHKRVCVAGYDPKIVESPTEPKWSPTGELFFITDRKNGFWNLYKWVESKNEVLPLYPLNAEFARPLWIFGMNSYEFVKNEAGKTLIACTYRQNGKSYLGILDDVQGSFSLLDIPFTDIDNIASWNDYLYVEGASAVHPSSVAKVTLDGRKVVDFKICWSSSSDCLKYESYFSQPELIEFPTVVPGQNAYAYYYPPTNPLYQASQEEKPPLLLKSHGGPTAETRGILNLSIQYWTSRGWAFVDVNYGGSTGYGREFRERLLDRWGIVDVDDCCSCAKFLLENGKADKERLCITGGSAGGYTTLAALAFRDTFKAGASLYGVADLNLLKAETHKFESHYLDKLVGDDKAFFDRSPINFVDKFSCPIILFQGLEDKVVPPDQARKIYKALKEKGLPVALVEYEGEQHGFRKAENIKFTIEQQMVFFARLIGRFNVADPITPIKVDNFD from the exons ATGGCTATTTCGAGCCTCACTCGCTTAGCCACTTCCACCATTAATTCACCACCACCATTCACCACCGTTCTCATAATTTCTCGCTATTTCACTAAAAGAATCATCTTCACCACCGCTACTCAAAAAAATAATCCACCCCGCAGTTTCaaaacaatgtcttcttctcaAAACAGCAAAGTAACAGCACCGTACGGTTCATGGAAATCACCCATCACAGCCGACGTCGTTTCGGGTTCATCTAAACGGCTCGGTGGCACCGCCGTTGACCCTCAGGGTCACCTCTTTTGGCTTGAGTCACGACCTTCTGAATCTGG acgGGTGGTTCTTGTTAAGGAAGCTGGAGATGAACCGATTGATATTACACCACCGGAGTTTGCTGTACGGACGTTGGCTCAAGAGTATGGAGGAGGAGCGTTTAGGATTTCTGGGGATACGGTGATTTTCTCAAATTATAAAGATCAGAGATTGTATAAGCAATCAACCAGTTCCAAAG GTTCTTGTCCAGTTCCAATCACTCCAGATTATGGAGGACCAGTTATAAGTTATGCCGATGGGGTTTTTGATTCAAGGTTTAATCGTTATATCACCGTAATGGAAG ATCGCCGTGTAAGTAGTACAAATTCAACCACAACAATTGTAGCGGTGCCGCTTGACGGGACTATCCAAG AACCAAATGTATTAGTGAGTGGCAATGATTTCTATGCTTTCCCTCGAGTGGACTCGAAAGGTGAAAGGATGGCATGGATTGAATGGAGTCATCCTAACATGCCATGGGATAAATCGGAGCTCTGGGTTGGCTATATTTCCGAGAATGG AGACATACACAAACGTGTTTGTGTAGCTGGTTATGATCCTAAAATCGTGGAGTCTCCTACTGAGCCGAAGTGGTCCCCTACAG GAGAACTATTTTTCATTACAGATAGAAAAAATGGATTTTGGAATCTCTATAAATGG GTTGAATCTAAGAACGAGGTGCTTCCACTTTATCCTTTGAATGCTGAGTTTGCAAGACCATTATGGATTTTTGGGATGAATTCTTACGAGTTCGTCAAGAACGAGGCTGGAAAAACCTTAATTGCTTGCACTTATAG GCAGAATGGGAAGTCGTATCTTGGAATTTTGGATGATGTTCAGGGTTCATTTTCACTGCTCGATATTCCTTTCACGGATATAGACAATATT GCTTCATGGAATGATTATCTGTATGTCGAGGGAGCCTCTGCGGTTCATCCTTCATCAGTGGCTAAG GTGACTCTAGATGGTCGTAAAGTAGTTGATTTCAAGATTTGTTGGTCGTCTTCGTCAGATTGTTTAAAGTACGAGTCTTACTTCAGTCAACCGGAGTTAATTGAATTTCCGACAGTGGTTCCTGGTCAAAATGCCTATGCTTACTATTATCCGCCAACTAATCCGCTTTATCAAGCTAGCCAGGAAGAAAAGCCACCATTGCTGTTGAAAAGTCACG GAGGACCTACTGCTGAAACTCGTGGAATTTTGAATCTAAGCATCCAGTACTGGACTAGCCGAGGTTGGGCATTTGTGGATGTTAACTATGGTGGAAGCACAG GTTACGGAAGAGAATTTCGTGAACGACTTTTGGACCGTTGGGGAATTGTTGATGTTGATGACTGTTGTAGCTGTGCTAAATTTTTG TTGGAGAACGGGAAGGCAGATAAGGAACGACTTTGTATAACAGGAGGCTCTGCCGGTGGGTACACAACCTTAGCAGCTCTTGCTTTTAGAGATACATTCAAGGCTGGAGCTTCCCTCTATGGG GTAGCTGACTTAAACTTGTTGAAGGCCGAGACACATAAATTCGAATCCCATTATCTTGATAAACTCGTTG GAGATGATAAGGCTTTCTTCGATCGATCACCCATCAATTTTGTAGATAAATTTTCTTGTCCCATAATTCTCTTTCAGGGACTCGAAGACAAG GTTGTACCCCCGGATCAAGCTCGTAAAATCTACAAGGCATTGAAGGAAAAGGGTTTGCCTGTTGCTCTTGTCGAGTATGAAGGCGAACAGCATGGTTTCCGCAAG GCTGAGAACATTAAATTCACGATAGAACAACAAATGGTGTTTTTTGCACGGTTGATTGGACGCTTCAATGTTGCCGATCCCATTACACCGATCAAAGTAGACAACTTCGACTGA
- the LOC107935596 gene encoding uncharacterized protein encodes MNTKAKKVPLKHEKEKADMQGTKSMVTTKAMKNKRASINERKMALQQDVDKLKKKLRQEENIHRALERAFNRPLGALPRLPPYLPPSTLELLAEVAVLEEEIVRLEEQVVHFRQDLYQEAVYISSSKRNMESSVDLNEPCLDNPKHQQPKTLTRCTSMASYSRCFSDDKRGKENQSWTNSTKSNKGPLLKRPLINSKSSEKRLDPQKLQIECRVRDQSNAETRNISIPDERMSGDDGPNKVSEDLIRCLSSIFLRMNSIKKTFPSLSMLGSQETGFRDPYGICSDYGRRDIGPYKHLVSISDDSINLNRTSNSLFLLHRLKLLLARLASLDLQNLNHQEKLAFWINIYNSCMMNAFLEQGVPESPEMVVELMRKATINVGGHLLNAITIEHFILRLPYHSKFAFPKGTKNDEMTARSMFGLELSEPLVTFALACGSWSSPAVRVYTSSQVENELEVAKREYLQAAVGISSTKFAIPKLLDWYLLDFAKDLDSLLDWICLQLPNELGKEAIKYLERAQGESLVKFVQIIPYEFNFRYLLCT; translated from the exons ATGAATACCAAAGCCAAGAAAGTTCCATTGAAGCATGAAAAA GAGAAAGCAGATATGCAGGGGACCAAGTCAATGGTTACTACAAAGGCAATGAAAAACAAACGAGCTTCGATCAATGAGAGAAAAATGGCCCTTCAACAAGAT GTTGATAAATTGAAGAAGAAGCTTAGACAAGAAGAGAATATTCATAGAGCTTTAGAGAGAGCTTTTAATAGACCTTTGGGAGCTTTACCTCGTCTTCCTCCATATCTTCCTCCTTCA ACATTGGAGCTTTTGGCTGAAGTGGCAGTACTCGAAGAAGAGATCGTTCGGCTCGAAGAACAGGTGGTACACTTCCGACAAGACTTATATCAAGAAGCTGTTTATATATCATCGTCGAAAAGGAACATGGAAAGTTCAGTTGATTTGAATGAACCTTGCTTGGATAATCCTAAACATCAGCAACCGAAAACTTTAACTCGATGCACATCGATGGCAAGTTATTCACGATGCTTTTCGG ATGATAAAAGAGGAAAAGAGAATCAGTCTTGGACTAATTCCACAAAGAGCAATAAGGGACCTCTTTTGAAGAGACCTCTGATCAATTCGAAGTCATCGGAGAAGCGTTTAGATCCTCAAAAGTTGCAG ATAGAATGTAGAGTGAGAGACCAAAGCAACGCAGAAACACGAAATATAAGCATCCCCGATGAGAGAATGTCGGGAGACGATGGACCGAATAAAGTTTCGGAGGACCTTATAAGATGTTTATCCAGCATTTTCTTAAGAATGAACTCAATAAAGAAAACTTTTCCTTCATTGTCAATGCTGGGGTCTCAAGAAACCGGATTTCGTGATCCTTACGGTATTTGTTCGGATTATGGAAGGAGAGATATTGGACCATATAAGCATTTAGTTTCGATCAGTGATGACTCGATCAATCTAAATCGAACATCGAATTCTTTATTTCTGTTGCATAGATTGAA ACTCCTCCTTGCAAGATTGGCCTCATTGGACTTGCAGAACCTTAACCATCAAGAAAAGCTTGCATTTtggataaatatttataattcttGCATGATGAAT GCATTCTTAGAACAAGGAGTACCAGAAAGTCCAGAAATGGTTGTGGAACTGATGAGAAAG GCAACCATAAATGTTGGGGGACACCTGTTGAATGCAATAACTATAGAACATTTCATTCTCAGATTGCCTTACCACTCAAAATTT GCTTTTCCAAAGGGTaccaaaaatgatgaaatgacaGCCAGGAGCATGTTCGGATTGGAATTATCTGAACCATTGGTGACATTTGCACTTGCATGTGGAAGCTGGTCCTCTCCTGCT GTTCGAGTTTATACCTCTTCTCAAGTTGAAAACGAGTTGGAAGTGGCCAAGAGAGAGTACTTGCAGGCTGCAGTTGGGATTTCATCAACAAAGTTTGCAATCCCAAAGCTATTAGATTGGTACTTGCTTGACTTTGCTAAGGACTTAGATTCATTGCTTGATTGGATTTGCCTTCAATTACCCAATGAACTAGGAAAAGAAGCAATTAAATATCTAGAAAGAGCTCAAGGAGAGTCTCTTGTAAAGTTTGTTCAAATTATACCTTATGAGTTCAACTTTAGGTACCTTTTATGCACATAA